The proteins below come from a single Columba livia isolate bColLiv1 breed racing homer chromosome 28, bColLiv1.pat.W.v2, whole genome shotgun sequence genomic window:
- the PRCC gene encoding proline-rich protein PRCC, whose amino-acid sequence MSLVAYASSEEESDAEEAAGEEEESSSSSPPAAQQPPARGLFADLPPPKPPAVPPLPPPHHPPGSGFPLLPPPPFLMGPRPAPAASGEQPRPGGLLLPPPKNAAPAAPTRSLSPPAPASAVPGAGGDPSLPKPKKRTEPVRIAAPELRTGDSDSEEDEPVKKKNTYQRHGEGTGLSALLPQPKNLSVKETNRLLLPHAFSRKAGENASDSKPAKAPTSSKSKPPAKPPVPTTPSPSAIKAAAKSAALQVTKQITQEEDDSDEDVEPENYFSLSDRSEPGLAPAEPFLYPGTEEPPPGTEPEPQFQDAAANAPLEFKTDAGSSGAQHGWLPKPGEDYGTQYGQFAAYGEAGAYYQDYYSSGYYQEVEPAQAAPQETSADSSFIDDEAFKRLQGKRNRGREEINFVDIKGDDQLSGAQQWLTKSLTEEKTMKSFSKRKGDQPTGQQRRKHQITYLIHQAKERELELKNTWSENKLSRRQTQAKYGF is encoded by the exons ATGTCCCTGGTGGCCTACGCCAGCAGCGAGGAGGAGAGCGATGCGGAGGAGGCCGCGGGCGAGGAGGAGgaatcctcctcctcttctccccccGCGGCCCAGCAGCCCCCGGCCCGGGGGCTCTTCGCTGATCTGcctccccccaaaccccccgcggtgccgccgctgcccccgccTCACCACCCCCCGGGCAGCGGCTTCCCCCTGCTGCCGCCCCCTCCTTTCCTGATgggcccccgccccgctccggccGCCAGcggggagcagccccggccGGGGGGGCTCCTGCTGCCGCCCCCGAAGAAcgcggcccccgccgccccaACCCGCAGCCTCTCCCCCCCCGCTCCGGCCTCTGCTgtgcccggggctgggggggatcCGAGCCTCCCCAAGCCAAAGAAGAGGACGGAACCGGTGCGGATCGCGGCGCCCGAGCTGCGCACGGGAGAT tcagATTCAGAGGAAGATGAACCagtcaagaagaaaaatacgTATCAG CGCCACGGCGAGGGCACCGGCTTGTCGGCTTTGCTTCCTCAACCCAAAAACTTGTCGGTGAAAGAGACCAATCGGTTACTTTTACCCCACGCTTTCTCGAGGAAAGCGGGAGAAAACGCCTCCGACTCCAAGCCCGCCAAGGCGCCAACCTCCTCCAAATCCAAACCCCCTGCCAAGCCGCCGGTGCCCACGACTCCGTCTCCGTCGGCCATCAAAGCGGCGGCGAAAAGCGCCGCCCTGCAGGTAACCAAGCAGATCACGCAGGAGGAGGACGACAGCGATGAAGACGTCGAGCCGGAAAACTACTTCTCCCTGTCCGACAGGAGCGAGCCCGGGCTGGCGCCCGCCGAGCCGTTCCTGTACCCGGGCacggaggagccgccgccgggGACGGAACCGGAGCCGCAGTTCCAGGACGCTGCTGCCAACGCTCCCCTGGAGTTCAAGACGGACGCGGGTTCCAGCGGCGCCCAGCACGGCTGGCTGCCCAAACCGGGAGAGGATTACGGCACCCAGTACGGCCAGTTTGCCGCATACGGCGAGGCCGGCGCTTATTATCAG GATTATTACAGCAGCGGCTACTACCAGGAGGTGGAACCGGCCCAGGCAGCGCCGCAGGAGACGAGCGCCGACTCCTCCTTCATAGACGACGAAGCG TTCAAGCGCCTGCAAGGCAAACGGAATCGGGGCAGGGAAGAGATCAACTTTGTGGATATCAAAGGTGACGATCAGCTGAGCGGGGCCCAGCAGTGGCTGACCAAGTCCCTAACGGAGGAGAAGACCATGAAGTCCTTCAGCAAG aGAAAAGGAGATCAACCCACGGGACAGCAGAGGAGGAAACACCAGATCACGTACCTGATCCACCAG GCGAAGGAAAGAGAACTGGAACTGAAAAACACATGGTCTGAAAACAAGCTCAGCCGACGGCAGACTCAAGCCAAATACGGATTCTAA
- the LOC102092235 gene encoding dnaJ homolog subfamily A member 1, translating to MVKETGYYDLLGVRPGASLDEIKRAYRRLALRYHPDKNPSEGERFKQISQAYEVLSDAHKRALYDRGGERAMKEGGLGSRGGSSGFGSPMDIFDLFFGGGVRMRSRADRRGKTVVHQLSVSLEDLYNGTTRKLSLQKNIICRKCGGSGVREGAQRRCPKCHGSGMELRIHQLGPSMIQQIQTMCSQCQGQGEWIRPRDCCLTCNGRKVVREKKILNVHLDKGMKDGQKITFHEEGDQVPGLEPGDIIIVLDQKEHPVFRRSGDDLIVKREISLADALCGCRQVIRTLDNRTLLISSPPGDVIRPGDFKCVPNEGMPVYRSPFQKGKLILQFQVKFPEPGWLPAERLRQLQAFFPAQEEVMATEDTEEVELSDYTAHGGPGRRPYGEAYHEDDFEDGSRQHVQCQTS from the exons ATGGTGAAGGAGACGGGATACTACGACCTGCTGGGCGTGCGACCGGGAGCCAGCCTGGATGAGATCAAGCGGGCGTACCGGCGCCTGGCGCTGCGCTACCACCCCGACAAGAACCCCAGCGAGGGCGAGCGG tTCAAGCAGATCTCCCAGGCCTACGAGGTGCTGTCGGACGCCCACAAACGGGCGCTCTACGACCGCGGCGGGGAGCGCGCCATGAAGGAGGGCGGCCTGGGGAGCCGAGGGGGGAGCAGCGGGTTCGGCTCCCCCATGGACATCTTCGACCTCTTCTTCGGCGGGGGAGTGCGGATGCGCAGCAGGGCAGACAGGCGAG ggAAGACGGTGGTTCACCAGCTCTCGGTGTCGCTGGAGGATCTCTACAACGGCACCACGCGCAAGCTGTCCCTGCAGAAGAACATCATCTGCAGGAAATGCGGAG GCAGCGGGGTGCGGGAGGGCGCCCAGAGGAGGTGCCCCAAGTGCCACGGCTCGGGAATGGAGCTTCGCATCCACCAGTTGGGGCCCAGTATGATCCAGCAGATCCAGACGATGTGTTCCCAGTGCCAGGGCCAGGGCGAGTGGATCCGGCCGCGCGACTGCTGCCTCACCTGCAACGGCCGCAAAGTCGTGCGGGAAAAGAAGATTCTCAACGTTCACCTGGATAAAG GCATGAAGGACGGGCAGAAGATCACCTTCCATGAGGAAGGGGACCAGGTTCCCGGCCTGGAGCCTGGGGACATCATCATCGTCCTGGATCAGAAGGAGCACCCCGTGTTCCGTCGCAGCGGCGACGATCTCATCGTCAAGAGGGAGATCAGCCTGGCCGACGCGCTCTGCGGCTGCCGCCAGGTCATCCGCACCCTGGACAACAGGACGCTGCTCATCTCCTCCCCGCCAG GTGACGTTATCCGACCCGGGGACTTCAAGTGTGTCCCCAACGAGGGGATGCCCGTCTACAGGAGTCCCTTCCAGAAGGGAAAGCTCATCCTGCAGTTCCAG GTGAAGTTCCCCGAGCCCGGCTGGCTCCCCGCCGAGCGCCTGCGCCAGCTCCAGGCCTTCTTCCCGGCCCAGGAGGAGGTGATGGCCACCGAGGACACCGAGGAGGTCGAGCTCAGCGACTACACGGCGCacggcgggccgggccggcggcCGTACGGCGAAGCGTACCACGAGGACGACTTCGAGGACGGCTCGCGCCAACACGTCCAGTGCCAGACCTCGTAG
- the CRABP2 gene encoding cellular retinoic acid-binding protein 2, whose product MLRKIAVAAASKPAVEIKQDGERFYIKTSTTVRTTEISFSIGEEFEEQTVDGRPCKSLAKWESENKMVCEQRLLKGEGPKTGWSRELTNDGELILTMTADDVICTRVYVRE is encoded by the exons ATGCTGAGGAAGATCGCGGTGGCCGCCGCCTCGAAGCCGGCGGTGGAGATCAAACAGGACGGGGAGAGGTTCTACATCAAAACCTCCACCACGGTGCGCACCACCGAGATCAGCTTCAGCATCGGGGAGGAGTTCGAGGAGCAGACGGTGGACGGGCGGCCCTGCAAG AGTTTGGCCAAGTGGGAGAGCGAGAACAAGATGGTGTGTGAGCAGCGGCTGCTGAAGGGCGAAGGGCCCAAGACGGGCTGGTCGCGGGAGCTGACCAACGATGGGGAGCTCATCCTG ACCATGACGGCCGACGACGTCATCTGCACCAGGGTGTACGTCCGGGAGTGA